In Candidatus Methanosphaera massiliense, the following are encoded in one genomic region:
- a CDS encoding TIGR03576 family pyridoxal phosphate-dependent enzyme: MEITLNEVKRREKGLKIINQKIKDDGVDSLIDLTGLAGGFDLTPEDISLLETYAGPAVFDERIQELGREHLGGEKILPLNRTTSGIVGMIIALVKPGTKIVHYLAKKPGHPSIPRTAKLVGADYVEYTNLDDFKIDDNTSLVVITGTTMDLEVISVDDFKTVIDQAKAKNIPVFVDDASGARIRRAVYDQPRAIDLGADLSVTSTDKLMEGPRGGLMAGSTELIDQIKLVVNQYGLEGQAPLVAGMIKGLEKYSPDRIKEAFKQKDELYQKLQDKGLNPQTTPTGFMFKEDEIKNEVDKRTSTGDVSADVVATVYSMLLIDNYNIITIPAVGMPGASKTVRIDWSAKDSEKLSMDELVDAIVDTFDKVASVFSSDSVEQVLYE; the protein is encoded by the coding sequence ATGGAAATAACATTAAATGAAGTAAAAAGAAGAGAAAAAGGACTAAAAATAATCAATCAAAAAATAAAAGATGATGGTGTAGATAGTTTAATTGATTTAACAGGATTAGCTGGCGGATTTGACTTAACACCAGAGGACATATCCTTACTTGAAACATATGCTGGTCCGGCAGTATTTGATGAAAGAATACAGGAACTAGGAAGAGAACACTTAGGCGGAGAAAAAATATTACCATTAAACCGTACAACTAGTGGAATAGTAGGTATGATAATAGCACTAGTAAAACCAGGAACAAAAATAGTACATTACCTGGCAAAAAAACCGGGACATCCATCAATACCAAGAACAGCAAAACTAGTTGGGGCAGATTATGTTGAATACACTAATCTAGATGACTTTAAAATTGATGATAACACATCCCTTGTAGTAATAACTGGTACAACAATGGATTTAGAGGTAATAAGTGTAGATGACTTTAAAACAGTTATAGACCAGGCAAAAGCAAAGAATATTCCAGTATTCGTGGATGATGCATCTGGTGCTAGAATTAGAAGAGCAGTATATGACCAGCCAAGAGCTATAGATTTAGGTGCAGACCTCTCAGTTACCAGTACTGATAAATTAATGGAAGGTCCTCGTGGCGGATTAATGGCTGGAAGCACTGAGTTAATTGATCAAATAAAATTAGTTGTCAACCAGTATGGATTAGAAGGACAGGCACCACTAGTAGCTGGTATGATTAAAGGATTAGAGAAATATTCACCAGACAGAATTAAAGAAGCATTCAAACAAAAAGATGAATTATACCAGAAATTACAGGATAAAGGACTAAATCCACAGACAACACCAACCGGGTTCATGTTTAAGGAAGATGAAATTAAGAATGAGGTAGATAAGAGAACTTCCACTGGTGATGTTAGTGCTGATGTTGTAGCTACAGTATATTCAATGTTATTAATTGATAATTATAATATTATAACAATACCAGCTGTGGGAATGCCTGGTGCATCCAAGACTGTTCGTATAGACTGGTCTGCTAAGGATTCCGAGAAATTAAGCATGGATGAACTTGTTGATGCTATTGTTGATACTTTTGATAAGGTTGCAAGTGTATTTAGCAGTGACAGTGTAGAACAGGTATTATATGAATAA
- a CDS encoding biotin--[acetyl-CoA-carboxylase] ligase: MEDEYITETELLKKIDITHDKLRQNLQSLKDKGYKIAYDKDKGYKLKGIPDIVEPFEVSRGLKTKYIGHTIHFYEEVESTNNTAKKFVEQDVKDGTIVIATKQTAGRTRKHDGWVSPEGGVYMTMILKPDVSLEEASKLTIVTGVAIAETLHDEFNLNVGIKWPNDILIGKKKICGILTEAVADYDKLKAVLVGVGIDVNINESDIPKSLRDKATSVKEEYHVEYNRADILRVFFKIFEDLYEEFKNGNFKHIVAEWRRLSSTAGHHVKVYKHGKAIFADAVGIDNNGALIVELEDGSLEKITSGEVKILDN, from the coding sequence ATGGAAGATGAATATATAACAGAAACTGAATTATTAAAAAAAATAGATATTACCCATGATAAATTAAGACAAAATTTACAGAGCCTGAAAGATAAAGGTTATAAGATAGCATATGACAAGGATAAGGGTTACAAATTAAAGGGTATACCTGACATTGTAGAACCATTTGAAGTATCAAGAGGACTGAAAACAAAATACATTGGTCATACAATTCATTTCTATGAAGAAGTGGAATCTACTAATAATACAGCAAAGAAATTTGTGGAACAGGATGTTAAAGATGGAACAATTGTTATAGCAACAAAGCAGACAGCTGGAAGAACACGTAAACATGATGGCTGGGTGTCACCTGAGGGTGGAGTATATATGACAATGATACTTAAGCCTGATGTTTCACTAGAAGAGGCATCAAAACTTACCATTGTAACAGGTGTAGCAATTGCAGAAACATTACATGATGAATTTAATCTAAATGTGGGAATCAAATGGCCAAATGACATATTAATTGGTAAGAAGAAAATTTGTGGTATACTAACAGAGGCTGTTGCTGATTATGATAAACTAAAAGCAGTTCTTGTTGGTGTTGGTATAGATGTAAATATTAATGAATCTGATATTCCAAAGAGCCTACGGGATAAAGCAACCTCTGTTAAAGAAGAATATCATGTTGAATATAATAGAGCTGATATATTAAGAGTATTCTTCAAAATCTTTGAAGATTTGTATGAAGAATTCAAGAACGGTAACTTCAAACATATAGTCGCTGAATGGAGAAGATTATCATCAACAGCCGGACACCATGTGAAAGTATATAAACATGGAAAAGCTATATTTGCTGATGCAGTGGGAATTGATAATAATGGTGCATTAATTGTAGAACTGGAAGATGGATCATTAGAAAAAATAACATCCGGCGAAGTAAAAATATTGGATAACTAG
- a CDS encoding acetyl-CoA carboxylase biotin carboxylase subunit, with product MFDKILIANRGEIAIRVMRACKELDIQSVAIHSDVDSQALFTKYADESVSLNTDILTQSYLDIDKIIDIALDTGADAIHPGYGFLSENPELGRKCKENNITLIGPNENAIRTMGDKITSKQLMVKKGVPTVPGDKEEITDIEEAKKRAREIGYPVIIKSSAGGGGIGMRVVYEDDELTRAIESTQNLAKATFGDGTVYLEKYIEKPRHIEFQVLGDNHGNTIHVCDRECSIQRRHQKLIEEAPSPIMTEELRERMGESAIRAAKSVDYNSAGTVEFMYSNGEYYFLEMNTRIQVEHPITEAITGVDLVKQQIKVAAGEKLDYSQDDIQVNGHAIECRINAENPLKDFKPNPGKIVGYRSPGGIGVRMDSGVYTGYTIPSIYDSMIAKLIVHGNDRNEAIARMTRALNEFIVVGVNTTIPFHKALMKNENFRQANLDTNFIMDNKQDLITEIERVMKEDEKRVLQLKSTFLPSKKVAAISTSVNTYMNRIIEDQKKKSRDMR from the coding sequence ATGTTTGATAAAATATTAATTGCAAACCGTGGTGAAATAGCAATACGTGTCATGAGAGCATGTAAAGAGCTAGACATACAATCAGTTGCTATACATTCAGACGTCGATTCACAGGCATTATTCACAAAATATGCAGATGAATCAGTATCACTAAACACAGACATTCTAACACAATCATACCTAGATATAGATAAAATAATAGACATAGCTCTAGACACAGGCGCAGATGCAATTCACCCAGGATACGGTTTTCTCTCTGAAAATCCGGAACTAGGAAGAAAATGTAAAGAAAACAATATAACCCTAATAGGACCAAATGAAAATGCAATCAGAACAATGGGGGATAAAATCACATCAAAACAGTTAATGGTAAAAAAAGGTGTGCCAACAGTTCCTGGAGATAAAGAAGAAATTACAGATATCGAAGAAGCAAAGAAAAGAGCAAGAGAAATTGGATACCCAGTAATTATTAAATCATCCGCAGGAGGTGGAGGAATAGGTATGAGAGTAGTCTACGAGGATGATGAATTAACTCGTGCAATAGAATCTACTCAAAACCTGGCAAAAGCAACCTTTGGTGACGGTACAGTATACCTTGAAAAATACATAGAAAAACCAAGACACATAGAATTCCAGGTACTAGGAGATAATCACGGAAACACAATACACGTCTGTGACCGTGAATGCTCAATACAGAGAAGACACCAGAAACTGATAGAGGAAGCACCTTCACCAATCATGACTGAGGAACTCAGAGAAAGAATGGGAGAATCTGCAATAAGAGCAGCTAAAAGTGTAGATTATAATAGTGCAGGAACAGTTGAATTCATGTATTCCAATGGTGAATACTACTTCCTGGAAATGAACACAAGAATACAGGTAGAACACCCGATAACAGAGGCAATCACAGGAGTAGACCTTGTAAAACAACAGATAAAGGTAGCTGCTGGAGAAAAATTAGACTATTCTCAGGATGATATTCAGGTAAATGGTCATGCTATTGAATGTCGTATTAATGCAGAAAACCCATTAAAGGATTTTAAACCAAACCCTGGTAAAATTGTTGGATACAGATCACCTGGAGGAATAGGTGTAAGGATGGATAGTGGTGTATACACCGGTTATACAATTCCATCAATATATGATTCAATGATTGCAAAACTAATTGTACATGGAAATGACCGTAATGAAGCAATAGCACGTATGACAAGAGCATTAAACGAGTTTATTGTTGTCGGAGTAAATACAACAATACCCTTCCATAAGGCATTAATGAAGAATGAGAACTTCAGACAGGCTAACCTTGATACTAATTTCATCATGGATAATAAACAGGATTTAATCACAGAAATTGAACGTGTTATGAAGGAAGATGAGAAAAGAGTTTTACAATTAAAATCCACATTCCTTCCATCAAAGAAAGTTGCTGCAATATCTACTAGTGTAAATACTTACATGAATAGAATAATTGAAGACCAGAAGAAAAAGTCTAGAGATATGAGATAA
- a CDS encoding putative RNA uridine N3 methyltransferase, which produces MEKLSIFVPNSYLAESKDSKIRTYKVGLIGRYAALFRANNIVIYNDNSDGGSRDDALYMKTILEYMDTPQYLRKQVFPITPELKNVGILPPLRTPHHPATDDAQVGDFRQGLTKKRVRKGTMVDIGVGRLALCKEKLSVNKVLSFRIEKFGKEILIEPDEPTNVYWGYNTITSDSNLYDSITMMKDKPDLVIGTSKYAPNITSILDEVQTSITQANHVAILFGGPYSGINTMINERKLDYVINTVPKQGTETVRTEEALISTLAILNILLNK; this is translated from the coding sequence ATGGAAAAATTGTCAATATTCGTGCCAAATAGTTATTTGGCCGAATCAAAAGATTCAAAAATTAGAACATATAAAGTTGGATTAATTGGAAGATATGCTGCTCTATTTAGGGCTAATAACATAGTTATTTATAATGATAATTCAGACGGAGGTAGTAGGGATGATGCTCTCTATATGAAAACTATCCTAGAATACATGGATACACCTCAATACTTGCGTAAACAAGTATTTCCGATTACACCGGAGCTGAAAAACGTAGGAATACTCCCACCACTTAGGACACCACATCATCCAGCAACTGATGACGCCCAAGTTGGTGACTTCAGACAAGGATTAACAAAAAAACGTGTCAGAAAAGGCACAATGGTCGATATTGGTGTAGGCCGCCTTGCCTTATGTAAGGAGAAACTAAGTGTAAATAAAGTACTAAGTTTTCGTATTGAAAAATTTGGTAAGGAAATTTTAATAGAACCTGATGAACCTACCAATGTTTATTGGGGATATAATACAATTACTAGTGACAGTAACCTCTATGACAGCATAACCATGATGAAAGATAAACCGGATCTGGTTATTGGTACATCAAAATATGCTCCTAACATTACTTCTATTCTCGATGAGGTTCAGACAAGTATAACACAAGCAAATCATGTTGCAATTCTTTTCGGAGGACCATACTCTGGAATCAACACCATGATTAATGAACGTAAATTAGATTATGTGATTAACACTGTTCCTAAACAGGGTACTGAAACCGTTAGGACAGAGGAAGCTTTAATTAGTACATTAGCAATATTAAACATCTTACTGAACAAGTAG
- the rpl3p gene encoding 50S ribosomal protein L3, producing the protein MTRHHQPRKGSVAFSPRKRVARETPRVSTWPKSDETGLLGFAGYKVGMTHVTALDSRKDSPTENMELSVPVTILEAPPLVVLGIRAYTKTTYGLKTLTDVLANDNLDDELSRKISIPKFEDVESKLDDLRNRIDEIDEVRVLVHTKPKLTSVPKKKPEVLEFGLGGKSVEDKLEYAISILGKEMNAKDVFQEGEYTDAIATTKGKGVQGPVKRFGVRIQYGKAARSGIERHVGSIGPWTPNRTMWTVAMQGQMGYHKRTEYNKKLLKIGDESEVDLINPDGGFVKYGFVKNNYILVKGSLPGPSKRLVVLRKGVRNGKKEVIAPEISYISTTSKQGV; encoded by the coding sequence ATGACTAGACATCACCAACCAAGAAAAGGATCGGTTGCATTCAGTCCACGTAAAAGAGTGGCTAGAGAAACACCTCGTGTAAGTACCTGGCCAAAATCTGACGAGACTGGACTGCTCGGATTCGCAGGATACAAGGTGGGCATGACCCACGTGACGGCTCTGGACTCTAGAAAAGATTCTCCAACAGAAAACATGGAACTTTCAGTTCCAGTTACAATATTAGAGGCACCACCTTTAGTAGTGTTGGGAATTAGAGCTTACACAAAAACAACATACGGATTAAAAACACTAACAGATGTACTTGCAAATGATAATTTAGACGATGAATTATCAAGAAAAATATCAATTCCAAAATTCGAAGATGTTGAATCAAAATTAGATGATTTAAGAAACAGAATTGATGAAATTGATGAAGTAAGAGTTCTAGTTCACACAAAACCAAAATTAACAAGTGTGCCTAAGAAAAAACCAGAAGTACTTGAATTCGGATTAGGTGGAAAATCTGTAGAAGACAAACTAGAATATGCAATAAGCATACTAGGAAAAGAAATGAATGCAAAAGATGTATTCCAAGAAGGAGAATACACTGATGCAATAGCAACCACCAAAGGTAAAGGAGTTCAAGGACCTGTAAAAAGATTCGGTGTAAGAATCCAATATGGTAAAGCAGCACGTAGTGGTATAGAAAGACACGTAGGTTCTATTGGACCATGGACACCAAATAGAACAATGTGGACCGTTGCAATGCAAGGTCAAATGGGTTACCATAAAAGAACAGAATATAACAAAAAACTCCTAAAAATAGGAGATGAATCTGAGGTTGACTTAATAAACCCAGATGGTGGATTTGTAAAATATGGTTTCGTAAAAAACAACTACATACTAGTTAAAGGTTCATTACCAGGACCATCAAAAAGATTAGTTGTTTTAAGAAAAGGAGTAAGAAACGGTAAGAAAGAAGTAATTGCTCCAGAAATATCTTACATAAGCACAACTTCAAAACAGGGAGTCTAA
- the rpl4p gene encoding 50S ribosomal protein L4 produces MAKVNVYSLKGDVTEEIELPSIFEEEYRPDVIKRAVISTQTARIQPWGTDPMAGKRTTAESFGSGRGAAMVPRVKGSSKAAFVPQAIGGRKAHPPRVNTIYHEKINKKERILAIRSAIAATANKELVEQRGHQISNLEQVPFVVDDELETIKTTKETREIFKDLGIMDDIVRAKKGRKIKSGKGKLRGRKYRTPKGPLVVVGNDRGISLGARNHAGVDVVEVNNVNAELLAPGTHAGRLTIYTKSAIEKLGDLFQQNRS; encoded by the coding sequence ATGGCAAAAGTTAACGTTTATTCATTAAAAGGCGACGTCACCGAAGAAATTGAGCTCCCATCAATATTTGAGGAAGAATACAGACCAGATGTAATTAAAAGAGCTGTAATCTCAACTCAAACTGCTAGAATTCAACCATGGGGAACAGACCCAATGGCTGGTAAAAGAACAACAGCAGAATCATTTGGTTCCGGTAGAGGAGCAGCAATGGTACCTCGTGTAAAAGGATCATCAAAAGCAGCATTTGTACCTCAAGCAATTGGAGGAAGAAAAGCACATCCACCACGAGTAAACACAATTTATCATGAAAAAATCAACAAAAAAGAAAGAATATTAGCAATCAGATCTGCAATAGCAGCAACAGCTAATAAAGAATTAGTAGAACAAAGAGGACATCAAATCTCAAACTTAGAACAAGTCCCATTTGTTGTAGATGATGAATTAGAAACCATAAAAACAACAAAAGAAACCAGAGAAATCTTCAAAGACTTAGGAATCATGGACGATATCGTAAGAGCTAAAAAAGGAAGAAAAATCAAATCTGGTAAAGGAAAACTACGAGGAAGAAAATACAGAACCCCAAAAGGACCTCTAGTAGTTGTTGGTAACGATCGTGGAATCAGCTTAGGAGCAAGAAACCATGCAGGTGTAGATGTAGTAGAAGTAAACAACGTCAATGCAGAATTACTTGCACCAGGAACACACGCAGGAAGATTAACAATATACACAAAATCTGCTATAGAAAAATTAGGAGATTTATTCCAACAAAATAGGAGTTAG
- a CDS encoding 50S ribosomal protein L23 has translation MDPYSVIIKPQLSEKTMNQIYDENKITFVVHRSANKRVIKDAFQDLYETKVLSVNTHITPRGEKIASIELEEPEAAEDIAVRLGVF, from the coding sequence ATGGATCCATATTCAGTAATAATAAAACCACAATTATCAGAAAAAACAATGAATCAAATTTATGATGAAAACAAAATCACATTTGTGGTTCATAGATCTGCTAATAAAAGAGTAATCAAAGATGCTTTCCAAGACTTATACGAAACAAAAGTATTATCTGTAAATACTCATATTACTCCTAGAGGAGAAAAAATTGCATCAATTGAATTAGAAGAACCAGAAGCTGCAGAAGATATTGCAGTAAGATTAGGTGTATTCTAA
- a CDS encoding 50S ribosomal protein L2, with the protein MGKRLIIQRRGRGTPTYRSSSHRFRGKVSYRSYDKLEREGSLKGIVTDIIHDPGRSAPVAIVKFETGEEKLVLAPESIAIDDEIECGISAPIEPGNTLPLSEIPEGTPVFNIENNPGDGGKFVRSSGTYAALITHDVGKSMVELPSGELKAFNPRSRATIGVVAGGGRKDKPFLKAGNRYHALKAKGKKMMTVRGVAMNAVDHPHGGGNRQHPGRPTTISRNAPAGRKVGSIASKRTGRRR; encoded by the coding sequence ATGGGAAAAAGATTGATTATTCAAAGAAGAGGTCGAGGAACTCCAACATACCGTAGTTCATCACACAGATTCAGAGGAAAAGTATCATACCGTTCATACGACAAACTCGAAAGAGAAGGAAGTTTAAAAGGTATAGTTACGGACATTATCCATGACCCTGGAAGATCAGCACCAGTTGCAATAGTAAAATTCGAAACAGGTGAAGAAAAATTAGTTCTAGCACCAGAAAGTATTGCAATTGATGACGAAATAGAATGTGGAATATCTGCACCTATCGAACCAGGAAACACATTACCATTAAGTGAAATTCCAGAAGGAACTCCAGTTTTCAACATAGAAAACAACCCAGGAGATGGGGGAAAATTCGTCAGATCATCTGGAACTTACGCAGCATTAATTACTCATGATGTAGGAAAATCCATGGTAGAATTACCATCCGGAGAACTCAAAGCATTCAACCCAAGAAGCAGAGCTACAATAGGAGTAGTTGCTGGTGGAGGAAGAAAAGATAAACCATTCCTCAAAGCAGGTAACAGATATCATGCATTAAAAGCAAAGGGTAAGAAAATGATGACTGTTAGAGGTGTTGCAATGAACGCAGTAGACCACCCACACGGTGGAGGTAACAGACAACATCCAGGAAGACCTACTACTATCTCAAGAAATGCACCTGCAGGTAGAAAAGTTGGTTCAATAGCATCTAAACGTACAGGTAGAAGACGATAG
- the rpsS gene encoding 30S ribosomal protein S19 — protein sequence MARKIFKYRGYTLEELQDMSLDEVIELLPSRQRRSLKRGFLPRQEKVLEKMEKVKDIKNDSGKPIVIKTHCRDMIVLPNMVGYTFGIYNGQEFVEVEIKPEMIGCYFGEFAQTRGRVQHGDPGMGATRSSMFVPLK from the coding sequence TTGGCTCGAAAGATATTTAAATATAGAGGATACACTCTTGAAGAGCTTCAGGACATGTCATTAGATGAAGTAATAGAATTATTACCATCAAGACAAAGAAGATCTCTAAAGAGAGGATTTTTACCAAGACAAGAAAAAGTTCTTGAAAAAATGGAAAAAGTTAAAGACATTAAAAATGATAGTGGAAAACCAATAGTTATTAAAACACATTGTCGTGATATGATTGTACTTCCAAACATGGTAGGATACACATTTGGTATCTACAATGGACAAGAATTTGTAGAAGTAGAAATAAAACCAGAAATGATTGGATGCTACTTCGGAGAATTCGCACAAACAAGAGGAAGAGTACAACACGGAGACCCAGGTATGGGTGCAACAAGATCATCAATGTTTGTACCACTTAAATAG
- a CDS encoding 50S ribosomal protein L22 yields the protein MAKKNTYSYQAKPDEKIAKASGHSLKISPKHSVEICRTIRNMYLEDAKAFLEDVIAKKTVVPFKRHNKKVGHRGDLQGWPSGRYPVKAAKAILKVLENAEANAENADLDVENLKLVHASANRGVIIRGWTPRAFGRASPSNTPTTHIQIVLGEA from the coding sequence ATGGCAAAGAAAAATACTTACTCATACCAAGCTAAACCAGATGAAAAAATAGCAAAAGCATCAGGTCATAGTTTAAAAATTTCTCCTAAACATTCAGTGGAAATATGCAGAACTATTCGTAACATGTATTTAGAAGATGCAAAAGCATTTTTAGAAGACGTAATAGCTAAAAAAACAGTAGTACCATTCAAAAGACACAACAAAAAAGTAGGTCACAGAGGAGACTTACAAGGATGGCCATCAGGAAGATACCCTGTAAAAGCTGCAAAAGCAATACTAAAAGTATTAGAAAATGCAGAAGCTAACGCAGAAAATGCAGACTTAGATGTAGAAAATCTCAAACTAGTACATGCATCTGCTAACAGAGGGGTAATTATAAGAGGTTGGACTCCAAGAGCATTTGGAAGAGCAAGCCCTTCAAACACACCTACCACACATATACAAATCGTATTAGGGGAGGCTTAA
- a CDS encoding 30S ribosomal protein S3: MIEKDFVKEGLNRTRIDEYLEKKLERAGYGGMDIHVTPVGTMVVVYAEKPGMVIGRGGKTVRAITKTLKNNFDLENPQVEVKEVDVPELNPRIMAHKIVSMLQRGMQFRRVAYSIIRRIMSAGAQGVEVTISGKIRGSRSACAKFNDGYIKKCGEPSIKHVKEGFATVQLKPGVLGIYVRIMPPEVVLPDNIEISEPEIEEVTETEAAPAPEVEETEIEEEITGEDILEELSEESEVEEITEEAEDTETLEE, encoded by the coding sequence ATGATTGAAAAAGATTTCGTTAAAGAAGGATTAAATAGAACACGAATAGACGAATACCTAGAGAAAAAACTCGAAAGAGCAGGATACGGTGGAATGGATATTCACGTAACACCAGTAGGAACAATGGTAGTAGTCTACGCTGAAAAACCTGGTATGGTTATCGGTAGAGGTGGAAAAACAGTAAGAGCAATTACAAAAACTCTTAAAAATAATTTTGACCTAGAAAATCCACAAGTTGAAGTTAAAGAAGTAGATGTACCTGAATTAAACCCAAGAATCATGGCACACAAAATAGTATCCATGTTACAAAGAGGAATGCAATTCAGAAGAGTAGCATACTCAATAATCAGAAGAATAATGTCTGCTGGAGCACAGGGAGTAGAAGTTACAATTTCCGGAAAAATAAGAGGTTCCAGATCAGCATGTGCAAAATTCAATGATGGATACATCAAAAAATGTGGAGAACCTTCAATAAAACACGTAAAAGAAGGATTTGCTACTGTACAATTAAAACCTGGTGTACTTGGAATATATGTTAGAATCATGCCACCTGAAGTAGTTTTACCAGACAATATAGAAATCAGTGAACCAGAAATCGAAGAAGTTACAGAAACAGAAGCTGCACCAGCACCTGAAGTTGAAGAAACAGAAATCGAAGAAGAAATCACTGGTGAAGATATATTAGAAGAACTTTCAGAAGAATCTGAAGTAGAAGAAATTACTGAAGAAGCAGAAGATACTGAAACATTAGAAGAATAA
- the rpmC gene encoding 50S ribosomal protein L29, which yields MVILRSRELRELSASDLEAKLNELHAEYDTLVSKGSVAGVDNPGKIRETRRTIARVLTIMNENKQQGE from the coding sequence ATGGTTATTTTAAGAAGCAGAGAATTAAGAGAACTCAGTGCATCAGATCTTGAAGCAAAACTCAATGAACTTCATGCAGAATATGATACATTAGTAAGTAAAGGATCTGTAGCTGGAGTAGATAATCCTGGAAAAATAAGAGAAACTAGAAGAACTATTGCCCGTGTTCTTACTATAATGAATGAAAACAAACAACAGGGAGAATAA
- the yciH gene encoding stress response translation initiation inhibitor YciH, which translates to MKICEICGLPEDLCVCEEIAREVQKVKVYTVRRRFGKLMTIVEGIDEHDIDIRELTKTLKSKCACGGTAKKGQIELQGDHKKKVKEVLAEMGFSSDTIEIK; encoded by the coding sequence ATGAAAATCTGTGAAATATGCGGTCTTCCAGAAGATTTATGTGTCTGCGAAGAAATAGCACGTGAAGTACAAAAAGTTAAAGTATACACTGTTCGTCGTCGATTTGGTAAACTCATGACTATAGTTGAAGGAATAGATGAACATGATATTGATATAAGAGAATTAACAAAAACACTCAAATCAAAATGTGCTTGCGGAGGTACTGCTAAAAAAGGTCAAATTGAACTTCAAGGAGACCACAAGAAAAAAGTAAAAGAAGTACTTGCAGAAATGGGATTTTCTTCAGATACTATAGAAATCAAATAG
- the rnp1 gene encoding ribonuclease P protein component 1 has product MITPQNIFRHEFIGLTVEITDSNHKEFIGIKGKIIDETRNIITIDTSTGEKKIPKKEVTFLFTLPQGEKVSIKGEIIVARPEDRIKKKYKKIR; this is encoded by the coding sequence ATGATAACTCCACAGAACATATTTCGACATGAATTTATTGGTCTAACTGTTGAAATCACAGACAGTAACCATAAAGAATTCATAGGAATAAAAGGGAAAATTATCGATGAAACTCGTAATATAATCACAATTGATACGAGTACAGGCGAAAAAAAAATACCTAAAAAAGAGGTAACATTTTTATTCACATTACCTCAAGGTGAAAAAGTTTCTATTAAAGGAGAAATTATTGTAGCCCGCCCTGAAGACCGGATAAAGAAAAAATATAAGAAAATTAGGTGA
- a CDS encoding 30S ribosomal protein S17 → MVGINVKQPEKECHDPNCPFHGELSVRGQVIEGTVTSDKADRTITVERSFYEYIDKYERYEKRNSKIKAHKPDCLDVKVGDSVKIAECRQLSKTKHFVLVEVKEGE, encoded by the coding sequence ATGGTAGGCATTAATGTAAAGCAACCTGAAAAAGAATGTCACGATCCTAACTGTCCATTTCACGGTGAACTCTCTGTAAGAGGTCAAGTTATAGAAGGAACAGTTACTAGTGATAAGGCAGATCGTACAATTACCGTAGAAAGAAGTTTCTATGAGTATATTGACAAATATGAAAGATACGAAAAAAGAAATTCTAAAATAAAAGCACATAAACCAGATTGTCTTGACGTTAAAGTTGGAGATTCTGTAAAAATTGCTGAATGCAGACAACTTAGTAAAACTAAACATTTTGTGCTAGTAGAAGTTAAAGAAGGAGAATAA